One segment of Myxocyprinus asiaticus isolate MX2 ecotype Aquarium Trade chromosome 41, UBuf_Myxa_2, whole genome shotgun sequence DNA contains the following:
- the LOC127432067 gene encoding myeloid differentiation primary response protein MyD88-like isoform X1 yields the protein MASKISVDHEAIPITALNCSFRKKLGLYLNPTNTVAADWRTVAEMMDFTYLEIKNFEKRDYPFEKVLTEWETRPDATVANFLSILEKAERKDVISELKDMIDEGCRKYLERQPVQVTVVDSCRPRTQEREGITLYDDPLGMTPEKFDAFICYCQRDFQFVHEMIKHLEQTECNLKLCVFDRDVLPGTCVCTIASELIEKRCKRMVVVISDDYLDSDACDFQTKFALSLCPGARSKRLIPVVYKAMKRPFPSILRFLTICDYTRPCTQAWFWTRLAKALSLP from the exons ATGGCATCAAAAATAAGTGTTGACCACGAGGCGATTCCAATAACAGCGTTAAACTGCAGTTTCCGCAAGAAACTGGGATTATATTTGAATCCAACCAACACAGTGGCAGCAGACTGGAGGACAGTCGCCGAAATGATGGACTTTACCTACCTGGAGATCAAAAACTTTGAGAAAAGAGACTATCCCTTCGAAAAGGTTTTAACGGAATGGGAAACGCGTCCAGATGCCACAGTTGCAAATTTTCTGTCAATTTTAGAAAAAGCTGAAAGAAAAGATGTTATATCAGAGCTGAAAGATATGATAG ATGAAGGCTGCAGGAAGTATTTAGAAAGACAGCCTGTTCAGGTCACAGTGGTGGACAGCTGCAGGCCCCGCACACAGGAGCGAGAAGGCATCACTCTGTATGATGATCCACTAG GTATGACGCCGGAGAAATTTGATGCTTTCATCTGCTATTGCCAGAGAGACTTCCAGTTTGTCCATGAGATGATCAAACATTTGGAACAGACTGAATGCAACCTGAAGCTTTGTGTTTTTGACCGGGATGTCCTCCCTGGCACATGTGTGTGTACCATCGCCAGTGAGCTCATAGAGAAAAG ATGTAAAAGGATGGTGGTTGTTATATCTGATGACTATCTGGACAGCGATGCCTGTGACTTTCAGACTAAGTTTGCACTCAGCCTTTGCCCAG GGGCTCGCTCCAAACGACTCATCCCTGTTGTCTACAAGGCCATGAAAAGGCCTTTCCCCAGCATTCTCCGTTTTCTGACCATATGTGATTACACAAGACCATGCACACAGGCCTGGTTCTGGACACGGCTGGCCAAGGCGCTCTCACTTCCCTAG
- the LOC127432067 gene encoding myeloid differentiation primary response protein MyD88-like isoform X2: MASKISVDHEAIPITALNCSFRKKLGLYLNPTNTVAADWRTVAEMMDFTYLEIKNFEKRDYPFEKVLTEWETRPDATVANFLSILEKAERKDVISELKDMIDEGCRKYLERQPVQVTVVDSCRPRTQEREGITLYDDPLGMTPEKFDAFICYCQRDFQFVHEMIKHLEQTECNLKLCVFDRDVLPGTCVCTIASELIEKRCKRMVVVISDDYLDSDACDFQTKFALSLCPGTTSTFSHLADAFIKTDLQMRGSLQTTHPCCLQGHEKAFPQHSPFSDHM, translated from the exons ATGGCATCAAAAATAAGTGTTGACCACGAGGCGATTCCAATAACAGCGTTAAACTGCAGTTTCCGCAAGAAACTGGGATTATATTTGAATCCAACCAACACAGTGGCAGCAGACTGGAGGACAGTCGCCGAAATGATGGACTTTACCTACCTGGAGATCAAAAACTTTGAGAAAAGAGACTATCCCTTCGAAAAGGTTTTAACGGAATGGGAAACGCGTCCAGATGCCACAGTTGCAAATTTTCTGTCAATTTTAGAAAAAGCTGAAAGAAAAGATGTTATATCAGAGCTGAAAGATATGATAG ATGAAGGCTGCAGGAAGTATTTAGAAAGACAGCCTGTTCAGGTCACAGTGGTGGACAGCTGCAGGCCCCGCACACAGGAGCGAGAAGGCATCACTCTGTATGATGATCCACTAG GTATGACGCCGGAGAAATTTGATGCTTTCATCTGCTATTGCCAGAGAGACTTCCAGTTTGTCCATGAGATGATCAAACATTTGGAACAGACTGAATGCAACCTGAAGCTTTGTGTTTTTGACCGGGATGTCCTCCCTGGCACATGTGTGTGTACCATCGCCAGTGAGCTCATAGAGAAAAG ATGTAAAAGGATGGTGGTTGTTATATCTGATGACTATCTGGACAGCGATGCCTGTGACTTTCAGACTAAGTTTGCACTCAGCCTTTGCCCAGGTACAACATCTACATTtagtcatttggcagatgctttcatcAAAACCGACTTACAAATGAG GGGCTCGCTCCAAACGACTCATCCCTGTTGTCTACAAGGCCATGAAAAGGCCTTTCCCCAGCATTCTCCGTTTTCTGACCATATGTGA
- the LOC127432067 gene encoding myeloid differentiation primary response protein MyD88-like isoform X3 → MSDEGCRKYLERQPVQVTVVDSCRPRTQEREGITLYDDPLGMTPEKFDAFICYCQRDFQFVHEMIKHLEQTECNLKLCVFDRDVLPGTCVCTIASELIEKRCKRMVVVISDDYLDSDACDFQTKFALSLCPGARSKRLIPVVYKAMKRPFPSILRFLTICDYTRPCTQAWFWTRLAKALSLP, encoded by the exons atgtctg ATGAAGGCTGCAGGAAGTATTTAGAAAGACAGCCTGTTCAGGTCACAGTGGTGGACAGCTGCAGGCCCCGCACACAGGAGCGAGAAGGCATCACTCTGTATGATGATCCACTAG GTATGACGCCGGAGAAATTTGATGCTTTCATCTGCTATTGCCAGAGAGACTTCCAGTTTGTCCATGAGATGATCAAACATTTGGAACAGACTGAATGCAACCTGAAGCTTTGTGTTTTTGACCGGGATGTCCTCCCTGGCACATGTGTGTGTACCATCGCCAGTGAGCTCATAGAGAAAAG ATGTAAAAGGATGGTGGTTGTTATATCTGATGACTATCTGGACAGCGATGCCTGTGACTTTCAGACTAAGTTTGCACTCAGCCTTTGCCCAG GGGCTCGCTCCAAACGACTCATCCCTGTTGTCTACAAGGCCATGAAAAGGCCTTTCCCCAGCATTCTCCGTTTTCTGACCATATGTGATTACACAAGACCATGCACACAGGCCTGGTTCTGGACACGGCTGGCCAAGGCGCTCTCACTTCCCTAG